The following proteins are encoded in a genomic region of Gossypium hirsutum isolate 1008001.06 chromosome D05, Gossypium_hirsutum_v2.1, whole genome shotgun sequence:
- the LOC107902346 gene encoding uncharacterized protein At1g27050 has product MIYEQNPRTLNSTLSRSQLSSQFISFFFLSENMSRKRDKPYFSRHAPASISKRRRPLPPHPPPLPSSENEAKPKSPPAVIVMGLPPNCSVLDLKSRFEIYGSISRIRINCDAVGYIVYRTKESAESAIAASLDSSFGITVDSKRVQVLWATDPLAQWRDGIGVNANNDKGATSSSKLLRPEVPLSRHGRSNKLASTIVNPRTTDDGSSMLELPFKGREIVAYDDIL; this is encoded by the exons ATGATTTATGAACAAAACCCGCGAACTCTTAACTCCACCCTCTCTCGCTCTCAATTATCGTCtcaatttatttcctttttttttctttctgaaaaCATGTCTCGAAAGAGAGACAAACCCTACTTCTCCCGTCACGCCCCAGCTTCCATCTCTAAACGGCGTCGTCCTCTGCCACCTCACCCGCCACCTCTGCCGTCTTCTGAGAATGAGGCCAAGCCAAAGTCGCCACCGGCTGTTATTGTCATGGGTCTTCCCCCGAATTGCTCGGTGCTCGATTTGAAGTCGAGGTTTGAGATCTACGGTTCGATCTCTCGCATCCGCATCAATTGTGATGCTGTCGGTTACATTGTATATCGCACTAAGGAATCCGCCGAGTCCGCCATTGCGGCTTCCCTTGATTCCTCTTTCGGCATTACCGTTGATTCCAAAAGG GTTCAAGTTTTGTGGGCAACTGATCCTTTAGCTCAATGGAGAGACGGAATAGGGGTTAATGCTAACAACGATAAAGGGGCAACATCTTCATCAAAGCTCTTGAGGCCTGAGGTGCCTTTAAGCAGGCATGGAAGAAGTAATAAGCTTGCATCAACCATAGTCAACCCAAGAACCACTGATGATGGTTCTTCAATGTTAGAATTGCCATTTAAAGGTAGAGAAATTGTTGCCTATGATGACATTCTCTAA